CCTGCACGTTGGGTTCGCCGCGCAGGGCGTTGATGCCGCCGCCCGCCACGCCGATGTTGCCCAACAGGAGCTGGGCGATGGCCGCGCTGCGGATGTTCTGCACGCCTACGGTATGCTGGGTCCAGCCCAGGGCGTACATGACGGTGGCCGCCTTGTCGGGGACGCCGGTCTTGGCGACGGACTCGTAGACCTTGAGCAGGTTCTCCTTGGAGACGCCCGTGGTCTGGGAGACCTTGTCCAAGTCGTAACGCGAGTAGTGCGCCTTGAGCAGCTGGAAGACGCAGCGTGGGTTATTGAGCGTCTCGTCGCGCTTGGGCACGCCGTTCTCGTCCATCTCGAAGGCCCACTTGCTCTTGTCGTATTTACGCGTGTCGGAATCAAAGCCGCTGAACAGGCCGTCCTTGAAGCCGTAGTCCTTGCCCACGAGCATGGCCGCGTTGGTGTACTTGACCACGTACTCGAGGAAGTACTTCTTGTTGTCCAGGATGTACTTGATCATGCCGCCAAGGAAGGCGATGTCGGTTCCCGAACGCAGGGGCACGTGGAAATCCGAGCGCGCCGAGGTGCGCGAGAACTTGGGGTCCACGTGAATGACCGTCGCGCCTTTGTCCTTGGCCTTGAGAACCCATTTGAACGAAATGGGATGATGCTCGGCAGCGTTGCTGCCCATGATGAGGATCACATCCGCATTCTGGATGTCGATCCAATGGTTCGTCATCGCGCCGCGTCCGAACGACTCTGCCAGAGCCGCTACAGTGGGGCTGTGTCAGACACGGGCCTGGTGGTCCACATGGACGCCGCCCAGGACGCGGAAGGCCTGATGCGTTACGGCGCACTCCTCGTTGCTCATGTGCGAGGTGCCGAGCATGAACATCGATTCGAGTCTATTGACGCGCTGGCCCTTGTCGTTGGTCAGGATGATGTCCTTGTCGCGCGTCTCCTTGACCTTCTGGGCGATGCGCTTGTTGATCCAATCCCAGCTCTTCTCCTCCCACTTGGTGCTGTACGGCGCACGGTAGAGAGGCTTGATCAGCCGGTGCTTGTTGCGGGTCATGGAGAGCATGGCCGCGCCCTTGGCGCACAATGCTCCCTGGTTGATGGGATAATCCGGATCGCCCTCGGTGCTGACCAGCTTGCCGTTCTTCACGTGCGCGATGATGTGGCAACTCACCGAGCAGAACGGACAGATGGTGATGACCTCCTTGGCGCCATCGGTCTTGAGCCCTTGGGCATAGGCCTTCACGGGCTTGAGATCGATGCCAAGCTGAGCCATGGAGACGCAGGCTACGCTTGCTCCAGTCAGCTTGAGGAATGCGCGCCGATTCCATTGCATATCGGCCTCCTTACTGTTGATGGACCCTTGCGACGTTCCCCGCTACGGGGCATCCGCAGCGGTGGACATAATTATGTCAATAATGACACAACAAGGCGGCTCCATCAATAAAAACTTAAAGATATTGATGTGTTATTAAAAGCATATTCAACCCGCCGGGACGGCGTTGGCCAAACAATCGCATACAAGCGGCTCTTCATCGTCCTGCACATACTTGCGGGGAATACAGGGCAGAAGCTGGCTGCCGCGTTCCAGGGCCATGCGCTCGACGTCGTCGAGCCAGCGGCGGTAGCTGTCCTTGAGCAGAACCCCGGCCTCGGTGAGCCGGTAGCCCGTGCGGTTGCCGGCGGTCTTCTCGATAAGGGCGAACCCGAGGACGCGCTCGGTGCGCTTGATTTTACCCCAGGCCGCCCGGTAGGACATGCCCAGGCTGATGGCGGCGGCTTTGAGCGAGCCGCTGGACTCGATGCTCTCCAGAAGCTTCAACCGGCCAAGGCCGAAAAAAACCCCGTCTTCGGTTTCGAGCCAGAGATGCATTCTGACTGTCGGGTGGTGCTCGTCCATGGTTCCTCCCATGCGCAGTCGGCTCTGCGGAGCGCAACCGCGACTTCGGGCTAGAGGTCGAAGTCGGTAAGCATCCGCGCGGAACTCGTCGGATGAATGGCTGCCTGCCCGCGCGAAAGCGACCATCGGGCGGTTTCGGCATCCATTTCCATGCGCATGAAACTCCTTCGGTCCGCATCCGGACGCCCCCAGTAAAAGACTCCCCGCGCTCGGGGACGCCTGCGGATTCAGGCGGCATCCGGCTTAACCTTTTTATGTCATCCATGACATAATAGCTGGCGTTGACTCAGGTCAAAGTTGTGGGGCTTAGGCGGCATTTGGCACTAAATGGCACGCCATGGCCGAGCGTCCCATCTGGTGTGAAATGAATTCAGCCCGGGCAGATGCTTGCGCACTTATATTCTGCTATTTATAACACACTGGAATATAATAACTATTCTATATTCGCTGTTGACGCTCAAGTTTTAATATGTCATTTATGACATAACGAATGTTCGGAAAAATAAGCGTCGCACAGGAGGCATTTGCCATGCGAGACACCAAGCCAAGTCGGCAGGATCGCCCTGAGAAGTCCAACGGCACTCCTGGTTTTGGGCTGGGGTTTGATATGCGGAACGTTATCGAGCGCAGCCGTGGCATGGCGCTGAAACGCGCCACAGCCGCGGACGGCAGGACGGATGCCCGGCATCAGGCCCGGCAAGATTCGTGAAGGCCGTGCAGACGTAACGCCAGGCAGGTCGACCGCGATCAGCCATAGGCAAGTGCGTGGTGGTTTTGGAGACCCTCTTAGAACCGCAAAGGTCCCGCGTCTGTGGGGCCTTTATTCAAGTGTCAGCCTCGCGCTCCCCGCTCCGCTTTGAATCGATGGGGAACAGCTTCCGGCTGAACTCGCTCCTCCCCATGCTTTTAGCGACCGCGACCATGGACATCACCAGCTTGCGTTTCTGGACAAGCTGCCTGCGCGAGCGGAGTGGCCCATGAGTCTGCCAATGCGTTCGCGGGTGGATGTGCGGACTGATTTCGATTCTCCCTCCCCTGAATTATCCGTACTGGCGAGCCGATTCCTCGGCCGGTTCGCCAGGTTCATCGAAGCAACGCAAAACGGGCGGCCAGCCTGTCAGCCAACCGCCCTTCTTCGTGAGCATTTCCTAGTCGGGATAAGAGAATATAAACCTCCGGCCCCTTGGACATCATTCAAGCATCAATAATTAGTCTCAACCTAACAACGGCATACCTGTAGACCTGAATGGAGATATGGACATACAACCGGGTCCATACATCTTTCTAGGGCAGATTGCTTTTAAGACGTCCGCTCCGGCGTTGACGGCGCAAGTGAATTGCGCCTACGCCTACGCGGCGGAAAGCCATGACGACGCATGGCTTGCAGAGCATTTTCAAAAGCAAAATGCTCTAAAGGTCGCTACTCTATTCGCGGCGGTTTATAATAACCTCTAGAGGTGGCCCCCACAATTCGGACAAACATTTAAAGTGGGGCCGACCTGAAGGATGTGCGGGAGATCACGGCAATGTTTTTGCAAACATCAGCAACCGTGTGAGCGACTGCACGCGCCCTTAGCAGCAAACCCGACTCAGTCCGCTCGACCTGCCTGCCGCATCCGGCTTGAGGCTAGGGTCGTGAGCTGCCGACTTAAACGTTCCGGAGAATACATGAGCTGGAATCCGACAATGGCACCCGTACCCTGCCACGATTCCGTGGATGCCGCCCTGGCCGAGGCGACCTGGAAGTATTTCCTGAATCCTGCAGCGCAGAACCTGCAGCAACTCGTTGCTCCCGATTTCGCCTCTCCGCCCCGGGAAATGCTCCGTGCGGCCGTCATGATCCAGGGCGCTCATGCTGCAATCGACGATGAAAGCACGATCGTAGCCAGAGCCATAGCGGACAGCGGACATGCCGTGGCCTGCCGTACCGGCTGCTGCGCCTGCTGCAAGCAGGCCGTTCTGGCCAATCCCTTCGAGGCGGCGCTCATCGGCATCTATTTGAACAATAACCCGGAGCAGCGGGAAGAATTCGTGCGGGCCTACGCGAGATGGAACGTGGAGACCGGCGGCATGCGTGACGACTTCCTGGCCTGGGCGGAACGTCGTTACAGAGATAATGCGGATGACGGGAAGTACCACTATTCGGACTTCCATCCGGACTGCCCGTTCCTGCTAGACGGCTTGTGTCGCATATACCCCGTGCGGCCTTATGCCTGCCGGAGCTATCTGGCCCTGTCGGAAGAGTGCGCGAATCCCACGACGTCGGGGAGCAGGCCGGGCTTCCAGGGCATGGATGTGGGCTCCTACACCCACTACAAGAAGAACTACCAGCCTTTTCTGCAATCCCTCTGGATGCGTTGCGGCATCGATCCCAAGGCAGTTCGCAATCGCTTCATGCCCGAGTTGGTGACCATTTTCCTCAACGAAGACGTCGAGGGGCTGCTCAAGTTCTGCCATTCGGAAGGGAGACGCATTGAAAATCCGGTCTGCTGATCTTACCGATGCGTGTTTTGCCGTGATTGCAACTGCCTAAGGTCATGCCTTCGAGGCACAACGGAAGCAAACTGCTTTCTGGATAGCTGGCCAGCCCCATGCCGGCTCAAAACAGAATATCGTGACTTTTGTCATGACAGCTGGCGTTGAAAAGGAAGAAGGGGC
This sequence is a window from Desulfocurvibacter africanus subsp. africanus DSM 2603. Protein-coding genes within it:
- a CDS encoding YkgJ family cysteine cluster protein — translated: MSWNPTMAPVPCHDSVDAALAEATWKYFLNPAAQNLQQLVAPDFASPPREMLRAAVMIQGAHAAIDDESTIVARAIADSGHAVACRTGCCACCKQAVLANPFEAALIGIYLNNNPEQREEFVRAYARWNVETGGMRDDFLAWAERRYRDNADDGKYHYSDFHPDCPFLLDGLCRIYPVRPYACRSYLALSEECANPTTSGSRPGFQGMDVGSYTHYKKNYQPFLQSLWMRCGIDPKAVRNRFMPELVTIFLNEDVEGLLKFCHSEGRRIENPVC
- a CDS encoding winged helix-turn-helix domain-containing protein, encoding MDEHHPTVRMHLWLETEDGVFFGLGRLKLLESIESSGSLKAAAISLGMSYRAAWGKIKRTERVLGFALIEKTAGNRTGYRLTEAGVLLKDSYRRWLDDVERMALERGSQLLPCIPRKYVQDDEEPLVCDCLANAVPAG